Proteins encoded together in one Anguilla anguilla isolate fAngAng1 chromosome 9, fAngAng1.pri, whole genome shotgun sequence window:
- the LOC118235220 gene encoding olfactory receptor 4Q2-like has translation MAEMENVSYVPLKQPIVFTVEGFNVTRQQGYPLFVLSLIVYAVMLLGNITVVMVIARNAKLHKPMYVMMCNLAVSDLLGGTVIMTQLMTHFLTGDRTVSYVGAFVQAASVHMYHSAVATILTAMAYDRYVAICQPLHYHAIMTTRRLVLLCCLAWFIALCLVSTRLILNVGTPLCGTLITHVYCSHGSIISLACLPTPTSSMFQVYSIYSLSAVCFLVIASSYAMILKACIVKQEKNSRRKAIQTCASHLSIYIFFEISLYLIVMTYGRKDVNPDTKKFCAILFIIVPPTVNPIIYGIATKNIRTNILKFFKSSVSPK, from the coding sequence ATGGCTGAGATGGAAAATGTGTCGTACGTACCTTTGAAGCAGCCCATCGTGTTCACAGTGGAAGGTTTCAACGTAACCAGGCAGCAGGGGTACCCCCTGTTCGTGCTCTCCTTGATCGTGTACGCCGTGATGCTGCTCGGAAACATCACCGTGGTTATGGTGATCGCCAGGAATGCCAAGCTCCACAAGCCCATGTACGTGATGATGTGCAACCTGGCAGTGAGCGACCTGCTCGGGGGCACTGTAATCATGACCCAGCTGATGACCCACTTCCTGACTGGGGACAGGACCGTCAGCTACGTGGGGGCCTTTGTACAGGCCGCCTCTGTGCACATGTACCACTCGGCCGTCGCCACCATTCTGACGGCCATGGCGTACGACCGCTACGTGGCCATCTGCCAGCCGCTCCACTACCATGCCATCATGACCACTAGGAGGCTGGTTTTACTGTGTTGTCTTGCCTGGTTCATCGCGTTGTGCCTGGTCTCCACCCGCCTCATTCTGAACGTGGGAACGCCATTGTGTGGGACGTTAATCACACACGTCTACTGCAGTCATGGATCCATTATTAGTCTGGCATGCCTCCCCACCCCTACCAGCTCCATGTTCCAAGTGTATTCAATTTATTCCCTAAGTGCAGTCTGCTTCTTAGTCATTGCCTCTTCCTATGCGATGATCCTCAAAGCGTGCATCGTCAAGCAGGAGAAAAATAGTCGGCGCAAGGCCATACAGACATGCGCCTCCCATCTTTCCATTTATATCTTCTTTGAGATCTCCTTGTATCTCATTGTCATGACCTACGGTAGGAAAGACGTCAACCCTGACACCAAGAAGTTTTGCGCCATTCTTTTTATCATCGTGCCCCCCACAGTCAACCCAATCATCTATGGCATCGccacaaaaaatattagaacaaaCATTCTGAAGTTTTTCAAATCCTCTGTCTCACCAAAATAG
- the LOC118235223 gene encoding olfactory receptor 52N5-like: protein MQDKGRNCVRKGGLPTRNLRQGLVSGTDGRDGKRVVCTFEAAHRVHSGRLHHNQAAGILKACIIKQEKNSWSKAIQTCASHLIIYILFEISILIIIITYRLQEISPNAKKFWAIFFIIVPPTVNPIIYGIATKDIRTNIVKFFKSTISPK from the exons ATGCAGGATAAAGGCAGAAATTGTGTCAGGAAGGGAGGACTGCCAACCAGAAACCTGAGACAG ggtCTGGTCTCAGGCACTGATGGCAGAGATGGAAAACGTGTCGTATGTACCTTTGAAGCAGCCCATCGTGTTCACAGTGGAAGGCTTCATCATAACCAGGCAGCAGGG ATCCTCAAAGCATGCATCAtcaaacaggagaaaaacagtTGGAGCAAGGCCATACAGACGTGCGCCTCCCACCTCATCATTTATATCCTCTTTGAGATCTCcattttaatcattatcatCACCTACAGATTGCAAGAGATCAGCCCCAATGCCAAGAAGTTCTGGgccatttttttcatcattgtgCCCCCCACAGTCAACCCAATCATCTATGGCATCGCCACAAAAGATATTCGCACAAACATCGTGAAGTTTTTCAAATCCACTATTTCACCGAAATAG
- the LOC118236591 gene encoding olfactory receptor 52K2-like, with translation MSDSTKRGGLMQDKGRNCVRKGGLPTRNLRQALMAEMENVSYVPLKQPIVFTVEGFIITRQQGYPLFLVSLIVYAVMLLGNITVVTVIATDVKLHKPMYVMMCNLAACDLLGGTTVMAQLMPHFLTGYNTIGYTAAIFQVFVVHTYSLAVATILSAMAYDRYVAICQPLHYHTIMTTRKLVSLCFLVWFIVFCLVAILLILNGATPLCGTLITHVYCSNGAILRLACIPTPIINIYEMCSIWFLRSGCFLIIAFSYAKILQTCVIKREKNSRSKAIQTCASHLTIYILFEVSGFIIVLAYRLQEISPNARKFCAIITFIVPPTINPIIYGIATTDIRTSIVKLFKSTVSPKIGNLASITQLST, from the exons ATGAGTGACAGCACAAAGAGGGGAGGGCTCATGCAGGATAAAGGCAGAAATTGTGTCAGGAAGGGAGGACTGCCAACCAGAAACCTGAGACAG GCACTGATGGCAGAGATGGAAAATGTGTCGTATGTACCTTTGAAGCAGCCCATCGTGTTCACAGTGGAAGGCTTCATCATAACCAGGCAGCAGGGGTACCCCCTGTTTTTGGTCTCTCTCATCGTGTATGCTGTGATGCTGCTGGGAAACATCACCGTGGTTACAGTGATAGCCACGGATGTCAAACTCCACAAGCCCATGTACGTGATGATGTGCAACCTGGCAGCATGCGATCTGCTCGGGGGCACGACAGTCATGGCCCAGCTGATGCCACACTTCTTAACAGGGTACAACACCATCGGCTACACAGCGGCCATTTTCCAGGTCTTCGTTGTGCACACATACAGCTTGGCCGTCGCCACCATTCTGTCAGCCATGGCATATGACCGCTATGTGGCCATCTGTCAGCCGCTGCACTACCACACCATCATGACCACTAG GAAGCTGGTTTCACTGTGTTTCCTGGTCTGGTTCATCGTGTTCTGCCTGGTCGCGATCCTCCTCATTCTGAATGGGGCAACACCACTGTGTGGGACGTTGATCACACACGTCTACTGCAGTAATGGAGCCATTCTGAGGCTGGCGTGCATACCCACCCCCATCATCAACATCTACGAAATGTGTTCGATTTGGTTCTTAAGATCGGGCTGCTTCCTAATTATAGCCTTTTCCTATGCAAAGATCCTCCAAACGTGTGTcatcaaaagggagaaaaacagtCGGAGCAAGGCCATACAGACGTGCGCCTCCCATCTGACCATTTATATCCTCTTTGAGGTCTCCGGGTTCATCATTGTCTTGGCCTACAGGCTGCAAGAGATCAGCCCCAATGCCAGGAAGTTCTGCGCCATTATTACGTTCATTGTGCCCCCCACGATCAACCCAATCATCTATGGCATCGCCACGACAGACATTCGCACAAGCATTGTGAAGCTTTTCAAATCCACAGTCTCGCCGAAAATAGGGAATCTGGCAAGTATCACCCAGTTATctacataa
- the LOC118235221 gene encoding olfactory receptor 143-like has product MAEMENVSYVPLKQPIVLIVEGFNVTRQQGYPLFVLLLIVYAVMLLGNITVVTVIARNAKLHKPMYVMMCNLAVSDLLGGTVIMTQLMTHFLTGDRTVSYVGAFVQAASVHTYHSVVATILTAMAYDRYVAICQPLHYHAIMTTRRLVLLCFSAWFFVLCLVVARLIMNVGIPLCGTLITHVYCSHGSILSLACLPTPINDLFGNCSIYTISTGCFLGIVFSYAKILKACIVKKEKNSWSKAIHTCASHLTIYLLFAISLFLIVMTYSMKNINPNAKKFCAIFFIIVPPTVNPIIYGIATKNIRTNIVKFFKSSVSPK; this is encoded by the coding sequence ATGGCTGAGATGGAAAATGTGTCGTACGTACCTTTGAAGCAGCCCATTGTGCTCATAGTGGAAGGTTTCAACGTAACCAGGCAGCAGGGGTACCCCCTGTTCGTGCTCTTGTTGATCGTGTACGCCGTGATGCTGCTCGGAAACATCACCGTGGTTACGGTGATCGCCAGGAATGCCAAGCTCCACAAGCCCATGTACGTGATGATGTGCAACCTGGCAGTGAGCGACCTGCTCGGGGGCACTGTAATCATGACCCAGCTGATGACCCACTTCCTGACTGGGGACAGGACCGTCAGCTACGTGGGGGCCTTTGTACAGGCCGCCTCTGTGCACACGTACCACTCGGTCGTCGCCACCATTCTGACGGCCATGGCGTACGACCGCTACGTGGCCATCTGCCAGCCGCTGCACTACCATGCCATCATGACCACTAGGAGGCTGGTTTTACTGTGTTTCTCGGCCTGGTTCTTCGTGCTCTGCCTGGTCGTCGCTCGCCTCATTATGAACGTGGGAATACCACTGTGTGGGACGTTAATCACACACGTGTACTGCAGTCATGGATCCATTCTGAGTCTGgcatgcctccccacccccatcaacgACTTGTTCGGTAATTGTTCGATTTATACCATAAGTACGGGCTGCTTCTTAGGCATTGTCTTTTCCTATGCGAAGATCCTCAAAGCATGCATTGtcaaaaaggagaaaaacagtTGGAGCAAGGCCATACATACATGTGCCTCCCATCTCACCATTTATCTCCTCTTTGCGATCTCCTTGTTCCTCATTGTGATGACCTACAGTATGAAAAACATTAACCCCAATGCCAAGAAGTTTTGCgccattttttttatcatcgtGCCCCCCACAGTCAACCCAATCATCTATGGCATCGCCACAAAAAATATTCGAACAAACATTGTGAAGTTTTTCAAATCCTCTGTCTCACCAAAATAG
- the LOC118236590 gene encoding olfactory receptor 52K2-like, which produces MSDSTKRGGPMQDKGRNCVRKGGLPTRNLRQALMAEMENVSYVPLKQPIVFTVEGFIITRQQGYPLFLVSLIVYAVMLLGNITVVTVIVADAKLHKPMYMMMCNLAACDLLGGTTVMAQLMPHFLTGYNTIGYTAAIFQVFAVHTYSLAVATILSAMAYDRYVAICQPLHYHTIMTTRRLVSLCCFAWFVAVCRVTILLILTVQTPLCGTLIMHVYCSNGAILRLACLPTPINNIYDLCSLWSLRSGCFLIIAFSYVKILKACIIKQEKNSRSKAIQTCASHLTIYILFEISIIIIIITYRLQEFSPNAKKFCAIFFIIVPPTVNPIIYGIATKDIRTRIVKFLKYTVSPKKRNPASTTQISK; this is translated from the exons ATGAGTGACAGCACAAAGAGGGGAGGGCCCATGCAGGATAAAGGCAGAAATTGTGTCAGGAAGGGAGGACTGCCAACCAGAAACCTGAGACAG GCACTGATGGCAGAGATGGAAAATGTGTCGTATGTACCTTTGAAGCAGCCCATCGTGTTCACAGTGGAAGGCTTCATCATAACCAGGCAGCAGGGGTACCCCCTGTTTTTGGTCTCTCTCATCGTGTATGCTGTGATGCTGCTGGGAAACATCACCGTGGTTACGGTGATAGTAGCGGATGCCAAACTCCACAAGCCCATGTACATGATGATGTGCAACCTGGCAGCATGCGATCTGCTCGGGGGCACGACAGTCATGGCCCAGCTGATGCCACACTTCTTAACAGGGTACAACACCATCGGCTACACAGCGGCCATTTTCCAGGTCTTCGCTGTGCACACATACAGCTTGGCCGTCGCCACCATTCTGTCAGCCATGGCATATGACCGCTATGTGGCCATCTGTCAGCCGCTGCACTACCACACCATCATGACCACTAGGAGGCTGGTTTCACTGTGTTGTTTTGCCTGGTTTGTCGCTGTCTGCAGAGTCACGATCCTCCTCATTCTAACTGTGCAAACGCCACTGTGTGGGACATTAATAATGCATGTCTACTGCAGTAATGGAGCCATTCTGAGGCTGGCGTGCTTACCCACCCCCATCAACAACATCTACGATTTGTGTTCACTTTGGTCCCTAAGATCCGGGTGCTTCTTAATCATTGCTTTTTCCTATGTCAAGATCCTCAAAGCATGCATCATCAAACAAGAGAAAAACAGTCGGAGCAAGGCCATACAGACGTGCGCCTCCCATCTCACCATTTATATCCTCTTTGAGATCTCCATTATAATCATTATCATCACCTACAGATTGCAAGAGTTCAGCCCCAACGCCAAGAAGTTCTGCgccatttttttcatcattgtgCCCCCCACAGTCAACCCAATCATCTATGGCATCGCCACGAAAGATATTCGCACAAGAATTGtgaagtttttaaaatacactgtctcgccaaaaaaaaggaatccaGCAAGTACCACCCAAATAtccaaataa